The genomic region AAGCAGGTATATACATCACGTCATCGAGGGAAGACCCCTTGAACGCCAGTATCAGTGCGATGAGTAAGAGGGAAATAATTTCATCTTTCATATACATAATTGTTTCACCAACATTTTATAGCCGGCGATCCTGAACACAAATATGACCATGTGATGGGGCTCATTGATAATATCAGTGAAGAGGGTGAAAGGAGGATCAAAAGTGTGTTAAATGAAATCCTAGAGCTAATGGAGGAAAGGGAGAGAAGGGTGATTCTAAGGGCCATAAGGAGCACCGGTGATCTAGACCTCGTGGGAACCCTTAGGTTTTCAAGGAGAGCTCTAGATGTGGGACCGGAACTGGTTAGGAGAGGTGTGCTTGTGGATACGAGGATGGCTAGGGAAGGTTTAGGAGGTTTAGGGGAGTATATTGAGCCAACTTCCAGGAAACACAGGTACCTGGCGCACGACATAGTTGAGTCATGGAGGGATAGGTTGGAGGGAAAGGCGGTGCTAATTGGAACTAGCCCCCTAGTTCTCGAGAGGCTACTGGACTTAATTCGTGAGGGAGTAAGGCCAGCGCTCATCATAGGCGTTCCGGTGGGTTTTGTCAATGCTCTTCATGCAAAGTATAGGCTAACGAAACAAACCGACGTTGAATACATAACTAACATAAGTGTGAAGGGTGGAGTTGCCCTAGGCGTCAGCATAGTGAGGGCTTTGATGGAAATTGAGTGACGTGGTGGATTTCCTGTCATCGGTGCTACACTTCTGTGAGAGAGGAGACCCCTTACCGGTGGCCTTCTCCAAGGCCAAGTCCATCAAAAGAGTTCGAAACGTGGATTATGATGAGATGTTCGAGCTCTCTAGAAAACTTGTTTTGTCTTACTATGCCCTGGAGGGAAAATCGGCAAGAAAGAAGGTGACCTCATTCCTGAACAAGGGAAGTAAGGTATCTCTCCCTCCATGGATGAGCGAGGAACTCAAGGAGCTAATTGACCTGGACGCATATCTAAAGAGTGCCGAACTTGGAAGGTACAAATGGTTTAGGGTGAACAGAATATTGGCTGACGAGGACGACGTCCTCAGTTCCCTTGAGACACAGGGTATCAAGTTTGAAAGGGATGAAGACTTTAATTACCTTTTTAGAGTTATATCAGGAAATATTACTAAAACAAAAGAATTTGATGATTTCAAGATAATAGTCCAGGATAAGGCCAGCGTTGCGGTAGTGCAAGCCTTGGGGCCAGAGAAGGGAGACGTAATACTTGAGCTGGCTTCCGCTCCCGGCTTGAAGGCAGAACTTATCTACGAACTTACCCAAGGAGATGTTTACCTCATCCTTGCTGAACTGAACCATAAAAGATTGGACAAGGAAATCAAGTTATTGTCAACACTGGGTGTAGATCTGGGAAAGGTGGACTTTATCAACCAAGACTCCACCAGGAATTCAGTCCTAAGGGCTGACAAGGTACTCATAGATGCACCCTGCTCATCCTCAGGGATATTCTACAAGGAGCCCACTGTGCTCTTAACTCTCAGGGATAGGGATAAGGTGGAGAACTTTTCGAAACTGCAAAAATTAATGATAAAAGAGGCATTTAATATTAGTTTTAAGAAAGCCGTATATTCAGTATGTTCCATATTTCCAGAGGAGGGGGAAGTCATAATGGACGAGTACGTGGATAAGTTGATGACAACTGAAGTAGGAGGGATTGAGGGATATGGGAAGCATAAGTCAGGTAAGCTAAGCAGAAGGTACTTTGGACATATCCACGGAACTGAGGACTTTTTTATAGCTACGTTGCGAGGAGTGAGTTAAGTTGAGTGTAAGAATACCGCTAAACTATCAGCCAAGCTCACCCTCACTGTCCAACGCTAAATCGGCCAAGCGAAAAATCCTCAAGATGGGATTTACGACTGGAACCGCTCTTGCGGCCGCGGCTAAGGCTTGTGCCTATGCCATAACTGGAGAGATTAAGAAGGCGGTAGTGGTGTCAACCCCCATTGGACTCAGAATAGAGATTCCGCTAAATTACGTAAAAATGGAGGAAGAGTGGTGCGTAGCCTCAGTAACTAAGTACGGTGGCGATGATCCGGATGACACAAACGGAATGGAAATAGTGGTAAGAATGAGATTGAATGACGACAAGGGATACATAGTGGTGAGGACAGGTAAGGGGCTTGGAAAGGCGGTCAGTAAGGGGTTACCTGTGAACCCTGGAGAACCTGCCATAAACCCAGTCCCTAGGAAACAACTAATCGACAATCTAAAGGAGGTTCTCGGGGATAATTTTGGGGCAGAAATAGAGGTGATAATTCCAGAAGGAGAGAGAATCGCAAGGAGGACCTTCAATCCTAAGCTTGGGATAGAGGGAGGAGTCTCCATCCTAGGAACCAGTGGGGTGGTGAAGCCTATGAGCCTCGTGTCCTGGTACGCTTCCCTAGTGGAGCAGTTAGATATTGTAAAAACCTATGGGATAGATCAGGTTGTACTGGTACCAGGGAATATAGGTGAGACCAGCGCCAGGAGAAAGCTCAACGTTGATTCCAGGTCAATAGTTCAAATGGCCATATTCACGGGAGGTATGTTGAAGGCTTCGGCGAAGAGAGGATTCAAGGAAATTCTGCTCTATGGGCATGTGGGGAAATTAATTAAGAGCGCCATAGGCATATG from Metallosphaera sedula DSM 5348 harbors:
- a CDS encoding RsmB/NOP family class I SAM-dependent RNA methyltransferase, with amino-acid sequence MDFLSSVLHFCERGDPLPVAFSKAKSIKRVRNVDYDEMFELSRKLVLSYYALEGKSARKKVTSFLNKGSKVSLPPWMSEELKELIDLDAYLKSAELGRYKWFRVNRILADEDDVLSSLETQGIKFERDEDFNYLFRVISGNITKTKEFDDFKIIVQDKASVAVVQALGPEKGDVILELASAPGLKAELIYELTQGDVYLILAELNHKRLDKEIKLLSTLGVDLGKVDFINQDSTRNSVLRADKVLIDAPCSSSGIFYKEPTVLLTLRDRDKVENFSKLQKLMIKEAFNISFKKAVYSVCSIFPEEGEVIMDEYVDKLMTTEVGGIEGYGKHKSGKLSRRYFGHIHGTEDFFIATLRGVS
- the cbiD gene encoding cobalt-precorrin-5B (C(1))-methyltransferase CbiD translates to MSVRIPLNYQPSSPSLSNAKSAKRKILKMGFTTGTALAAAAKACAYAITGEIKKAVVVSTPIGLRIEIPLNYVKMEEEWCVASVTKYGGDDPDDTNGMEIVVRMRLNDDKGYIVVRTGKGLGKAVSKGLPVNPGEPAINPVPRKQLIDNLKEVLGDNFGAEIEVIIPEGERIARRTFNPKLGIEGGVSILGTSGVVKPMSLVSWYASLVEQLDIVKTYGIDQVVLVPGNIGETSARRKLNVDSRSIVQMAIFTGGMLKASAKRGFKEILLYGHVGKLIKSAIGIWNSHYKYGDGRLEIITAYAAKHGVKHDDILRLINAKTTDEAIAILKDYDYKEIFNEIADKISLNSHNLIEGKAKVYCILINMEGEIVGLSTGSEKFLA
- a CDS encoding precorrin-8X methylmutase — translated: MGLIDNISEEGERRIKSVLNEILELMEERERRVILRAIRSTGDLDLVGTLRFSRRALDVGPELVRRGVLVDTRMAREGLGGLGEYIEPTSRKHRYLAHDIVESWRDRLEGKAVLIGTSPLVLERLLDLIREGVRPALIIGVPVGFVNALHAKYRLTKQTDVEYITNISVKGGVALGVSIVRALMEIE